The Pseudomonas sp. FP198 genomic interval CATCCGACGTCCAGCAGGTAATCGCCGGGTTGCAGGCGTAGCTTGCGGCACAGGTGGCGGAATTTGGCTTGTTGCGCTTGCTCGAGGGTTTCACTGCCGGTCTCGAAATACGCACAGGAATACACCATGTCGCTGTCGAGCCAGAGCTGATAAAACGCGTTGGACAGATCGTAATGATAGGAGATGGCCTTGGCGTCGGTTTCCTTGTCGTGCACCGCACGCACCGGTAGATGGCTCTCGTCTTCGTCCACCAGAGCCTGGCTCAGCTCGTCACACACCCGGATGACTTCGTTGATCGAGCCCTCCAGTTCGAGTTTGCCTTCGACAAACGCCGCTCCCAGGGCATCCAGGCTGGGATGGGTGAATTGCGCAACCATTTGTGGGTCCTTTACCACAATCGTGACGCTGGGATCGGCACCCAGCGTGAATTCATGGCCGTCCCAGAGCCGCAACCGAAGCGGTAGGTGCAAATTCTGTAAGGCCGGTGGAAGTTGAGCCAGCATGTAATAACCTCCCCATGTTTCAGATTGTTTCAGACGTCTGAAATGAGGGTAGACCATCGTGGAAAAATAGCAGGCTATCGAATTTATAGCCTTTTTCTATCGTCTTCCATCTACCGCCTGAGCGGCGACTGCCTGGATTGGTGGGCCCTCTCGCTAGAGACTGCGGGTGCGGGCGACAGTTCGCTCGAGGGTCGTCAGCGGCTATCCGACTGGATCTTTGCCAATGGCTCGTGAAACCGTAGCAGTCGTCCCGCATTGCCCAGCACCAGCAATGTGCTCAGGTTATGCAGCAGCGCGGCGATCATCGCCCCCGCTGCTCCGAGCCAGCCGAACGCAGCGAAAGCGACGATGGCCAGCGTCCAGCCCAGGCCAATGATCACGTTGACCTGCAACGTGCGTCGACACTGGCGACTCAACCGCACGCAAGTTCCGAGACGTCGCAGATCACTGCCGATCAACACGATATCCGCCGACGCCAGGGCGATATCGGCACCGCCCGCGCCCATCGCCACGCCCACCACACCGGCTTTCAGCGCCAGCGAATCGTTGATCCCGTCACCCACCACCATCGGACGGAAACCCTGGTCGATTTCGACCATGACCCGGTCAAGCTTGTCCTCCGGCAGCGCCTGTGCCTGCAGCTCGCTGATACCGACATCGTGCGCCAGCGCGGCGGCTACACTCTGACGATCCCCCGTGAGCAATAACTGGCGACCCAGCCCCAGCGTCCGCAGTTCGGTCATGGCCACCCGCGCTTCCGGCTTGACGCTGTCGGCCAGCAGCAGCCAGGCGCGAAACTGCCCGTCCAGTGCCAGGCCGGCGATCGGGCCGTCATGACTGGGAACCGTCGGTGTCTCGATGCCCAACCGGGCAAACAATTCGGGTCGGCCAAGGGCGGCCTCCCCCTGCCCTGTCATGGCGACTACCCCGAGCCCCTGGCGTTCGTGAATATCAGTCAGCGGCAGATAATTTTGCGCTGCCACCAGCCCCGCCAAGGCACGACTGACCGGATGACTGCTGGCCGATCCGAGGCTCGCTGCCAGTGGCAGCAATGCGGCAGGATCGTCCTCGGTACTTTCGATCGATTGCAGACGCAGGGTGCCGTAGGTCAGGGTCCCGGTCTTGTCGATGACCAACGAGGTGAGGTCCGCCAGCTCCTCGAGAAAAGCCGAGCTGCGGATCAGGATGCCGTGGCGCGCCGCCACCGCAATCCCGGCGATGGCCGTCGCCGGGGCTGACAGCACCAGGGCGCAGGGACACGCTGCCACCAGCACCGCCAACATTGCCTGGGCGTCATTGGTGACAAACCAGGTAACCGCCGCCAGCAACAACACCAGCACCAGATAACTTCCCGCGTAGCGTTCCAGCAAGCGGGTGATCGGCGGTTTCGAGCGCTCGGCGTTCTGCATCAGCGCAATGACTTTGCCCAGCGTCGATTCATCGCCGGTGCGGGTCACCTCCAGGCGCAACAGACCGTCGAGGTTGATCGCGCCGCCAAAGACGTCAACGCCCGCCACCGCCTCCAATGGCACCGACTCACCCGTAATGGGCGCGGTGTCGAGGCTCGCTTGGCCGGACAGCACCCGACCATCGGCGGGCACCCGGTCGCCGGCGCGGACCTCCACCACATCGCCGGGTCGCAACGTAGCGTTGTCCACTTCGATGATCGAGCCATCAGCCTGCACTTTGCGGCCCTGGCTGCGGGTCAATTGGCGAAGGGCATCGATCG includes:
- a CDS encoding heavy metal translocating P-type ATPase, coding for MTAQSINMPMLSTAEQRAAARQLTLAMLALGLLALGLAWRVWLPEQGTVSQLLLGFASLLVAVPVMRSAWYSLRHPSLHGITDQLIALAMLGAWATGDLLTAALLPIIMIFGHVLEERSVIGSQEAIDALRQLTRSQGRKVQADGSIIEVDNATLRPGDVVEVRAGDRVPADGRVLSGQASLDTAPITGESVPLEAVAGVDVFGGAINLDGLLRLEVTRTGDESTLGKVIALMQNAERSKPPITRLLERYAGSYLVLVLLLAAVTWFVTNDAQAMLAVLVAACPCALVLSAPATAIAGIAVAARHGILIRSSAFLEELADLTSLVIDKTGTLTYGTLRLQSIESTEDDPAALLPLAASLGSASSHPVSRALAGLVAAQNYLPLTDIHERQGLGVVAMTGQGEAALGRPELFARLGIETPTVPSHDGPIAGLALDGQFRAWLLLADSVKPEARVAMTELRTLGLGRQLLLTGDRQSVAAALAHDVGISELQAQALPEDKLDRVMVEIDQGFRPMVVGDGINDSLALKAGVVGVAMGAGGADIALASADIVLIGSDLRRLGTCVRLSRQCRRTLQVNVIIGLGWTLAIVAFAAFGWLGAAGAMIAALLHNLSTLLVLGNAGRLLRFHEPLAKIQSDSR